The proteins below are encoded in one region of Telopea speciosissima isolate NSW1024214 ecotype Mountain lineage chromosome 10, Tspe_v1, whole genome shotgun sequence:
- the LOC122643510 gene encoding uncharacterized protein LOC122643510, whose protein sequence is MCDNESVFIGDQALEFATSYGITITHSTPYYAQGNGQAEASNKVLKNCLTKVVEENPRRWAELLSEVLWAFRMSQPTSTGTTLFVLTYRHDAVLPMEISVRSTRVAYRQGFTPTTYSEAMLAELEDLDEERLRAFDQILAQKENVATLYNRRVVPKSF, encoded by the coding sequence ATGTGCGACAATGAGTCAGTCTTCATTGGGGACCAGGCCCTTGAGTTTGCTACAAGCTATGGAATCACCATAACCCATTCCACGCCCTACTATGCTCAGGGAAATGGACAGGCCGAAGCAAGCAACAAGGTGTTAAAGAACTGCTTGACGAAGGTGGTTGAGGAAAACCCCAGGAGGTGGGCTGAGCTGTTGTCTGAGGTGTTGTGGGCATTTAGGATGTCGCAGCCCACAAGCACTGGAACCACGCTGTTTGTCCTTACTTACAGGCATGACGCAGTCTTACCCATGGAGATAAGTGTAAGGTCCACAAGGGTGGCGTATCGGCAAGGGTTTACGCCCACCACGTATAGCGAAGCCATGTTGGCTGAGTTGGAGGACCTGGACGAGGAGCGCCTCAGGGCTTTCGACCAAATTTTGGCGCAAAAGGAGAATGTGGCAACCCTATACAACAGAAGGGTAGTGCCTAAGAGTTTCTAG